A stretch of Argiope bruennichi chromosome 10, qqArgBrue1.1, whole genome shotgun sequence DNA encodes these proteins:
- the LOC129989155 gene encoding myogenesis-regulating glycosidase-like: MSNDSENNRALDAIAVPSTSIVFKEKNSLELPSDQTKPNWIDNRESMELRTNASTDDLLFLESGNQTPEQVHTNLNTNNSGSLENTQQISQPTTPHTTPSSIRRKSRNSLRLNLDESTWTKQEVTAKPPATAKLRQNLQAGAARVSAVVQKGKTPEFRFRMILIFLFGSIIGLVTFTWYLYQRQMMQLAFGDKIRFHETLRIIHLLKADGQEILKVDVGMHIPPELKSFDCQLLYPTKGPNICQEWKYRARLHINYSHTEVMSCYQVHWESLSPTTTLRDCISLKNAHWYGMGEVKNISWPLSGIAEEPQPFVTGDLEQNDYGAILERYWLSSEGVAIMVGPDIPLYVSLNKTRRDHLCLEAKFENFPYHDSNSDLHLDYTICTGSDMRQVHKGMWDKDFRRANISMEFLEVPIWATAPKLEYSLTQESLQTYSNHIMDHGFPAGFLLIDTKWQEVEGDLSFNPHLFPNPPEILSILHNKGFKVLLAVHPYVCLGASVFNNATDAHYFVSDKKRQVPLLTRWKNDVCAIVDVTRNTSEQWFYDRIIDVKTNHGIDGFLFVGGQSTFLPPYYYFYSMTVNPDNFLSLYLKLASQTSNYLGVSVGFQSQHISAFVRLAPRTSTWDASTGLKSIIPAVLTLGLLGYPLVNPGSVGGDVFVSPNATMPDKELYIRWLQLAAFMPVVQLSVPPGDYDLDVIKAAKFMFKVRTERILQPKSNYEYIKRVINEYHESGAPIVRPLWWLAPKDPNAQVIDSQFAVGNDLIVAPVLEEGKRSRDVYLPPGRWRDELFSTSRLGGKWIYNFSVPLDKVAYFIKIED; encoded by the exons ATGTCTAACGATTCAGAAAACAATCGAGCTTTGGATGCGATCGCAGTCCCTTCAACTTCGAtagtttttaaagagaaaaatagttTAGAACTTCCAAGTGACCAGACCAAACCCAATTGGATTGATAATCGAG AGTCAATGGAACTCCGAACAAATGCTAGTACAGATGACTTACTTTTTCTTGAAAGTGGAAATCAGACTCCAGAACAAGttcatacaaatttaaatacaaataactcTGGCTCCCTTGAGAATACTCAGCAAATATCGCAACCAACCACTCCTCACACAACCCCTTCATCTATACGACGAAAGTCTCGCAATTCTCTTCGACTTAATCTTGACGAAAGTACTTGGACAAAGCAAGAAGTTACTGCTAAACCTCCTGCAACTGCAAAACTAAGACAGAATCTTCAAGCTGGA gCTGCTCGAGTATCTGCAGTTGTCCAGAAAGGAAAAACTCCTGAATTTAGGTTTAggatgattttaatatttctgtttggAAGCATAATAGGGTTAGTAACTTTCACATGGTACTTATACCAACGACAAATGATGCAATTAGCTTTTGGAGACAAAATTAGATTTCATGAAACCTTACGTATCATCCATCTTTTAAAAGCTGATGGACAGGAAATTCTGAAAGTTGATGTTGGAATGCACATCCCACCTGAATTAAAGTCTTTTGACTGTCAGTTATTGTATCCTACTAAAGGGCCAAATATTTGCCAAGAATGGAAGTATCGAGCTAGGCTCCATATAAATTACAGTCATACTGAAGTCATGAGTTGTTACCAAGTTCATTGGGAAAGTCTGTCTCCTACTACTACTCTGAGAGATTGTATCAGTTTAAAGAATGCTCATTGGTATGGAATGGGAGAAGTGAAAAATATCTCTTGGCCATTATCTGGGATTGCTGAAGAGCCCCAGCCCTTTGTTACTGGTGATTTAGAGCAAAATGATTATGGTGCTATCTTAGAAAGATACTGGTTATCTTCCGAAGGTGTAGCCATTATGGTTGGTCCTGATATACCACTGTATGTGAGCTTAAATAAAACAAGAAGAGATCACTTATGTTTGGAAgctaaatttgaaaactttccaTATCATGATAGTAATTCTGATCTTCATTTAGATTATACAATCTGTACTGGTTCTGATATGCGGCAAGTACATAAAGGTATGTGGGACAAAGACTTCAGAAGAGCAAATATTTCAATGGAGTTCTTGGAAGTTCCTATTTGGGCGACTGCTCCAAAACTTGAATATTCTCTCACTCAAGAATCTCTTCAAACTTATTCAAATCATATTATGGATCATGGATTTCCAGCTGGCTTTTTATTGATTGATACTAAATGGCAAGAAGTTGAAGGGGATCTGTCATTTAATCCACATTTGTTTCCAAATCCACcagaaattttaagtatattgcACAATAAAGGCTTCAAAGTTTTACTAGCTGTTCATCCCTATGTTTGTCTTGGAGCTTCTGTTTTTAATAATGCAACAGATGCACATTATTTTGTGTCTGACAAGAAACGTCAAGTGCCTCTGTTGACAAGGTGGAAAAATGATGTTTGTGCCATAGTAGATGTAACACGAAATACATCAGAGCAATGGTTCTACGATCGTATAATAGATGTGAAGACCAATCATGGGATAGATGGCTTTCTTTTTGTTGGAGGTCAGTCAACATTTCTTCcaccttattattatttttattcaatgactGTGAATCCAGATAATTTCTTGTCACTTTACCTCAAATTAGCTTCACAAACTAGCAATTACCTAGGTGTTTCTGTCGGATTTCAGTCTCAGCATATTTCTGCATTTGTTCGCTTGGCTCCCCGTACTTCAACATGGGATGCTTCAACTGGATTAAAATCTATTATACCAGCTGTCTTAACTCTAGGATTACTGGGGTATCCACTTGTGAACCCTGGATCAGTTGGTGGAGATGTGTTTGTATCACCAAATGCTACTATGCCAGATAAAGAGCTGTATATTCGATGGTTGCAGTTAGCAGCATTTATGCCCGTTGTCCAATTATCTGTACCTCCCGGGGATTATGACTTGGATGTCATAAAAGCTGCAAAGTTTATGTTCAAAGTGAGAACTGAGCGAATTTTACAGCCAAAatcaaattatgaatatataaaacgGGTTATAAATGAATATCATGAAAGTGGTGCTCCAATTGTAAGACCGTTATGGTGGTTGGCTCCTAAAGATCCAAATGCTCAGGTGATTGATTCTCAATTTGCTGTTGGCAATGATTTAATTGTTGCACCTGTTTTAGAAGAAGGAAAGCGGTCTAGAGATGTGTATCTCCCGCCTGGGCGATGGCGAGATGAATTGTTCAGTACTA